In Ostrea edulis chromosome 4, xbOstEdul1.1, whole genome shotgun sequence, a single window of DNA contains:
- the LOC125671429 gene encoding 40S ribosomal protein S15Aa encodes MVRMNVLADALKCIAAAEKKGKRQVLIRPCSKVVIRFLTVMMKHGYIGEFEIVDDHRNGKIVVNLTGRLNKCGVISPRFDISIRDMEKWTTNLLPSRQFGFIVLTTSGGIMDHEEARRKHLGGKILGFFF; translated from the exons ATGGTGCGGATGAATGTATTGGCAGATGCCCTAAAATGTATAGCAGCAGCTGAGAAAAAGGGCAAACGTCAGGTGTTAATCAGGCCCTGTTCAAAAGTCGTCATTAGATTCCTCACAGTGATGATGAAGCATG GTTACATTGGGgaatttgaaattgttgatGACCACAGAAATGGCAAAATTGTTGTCAACCTTACTGGCCGATTAAATAAA TGTGGAGTGATCAGTCCCAGATTTGACATTTCAATCAGAGACATGGAGAAGTGGACAACAAATTTACTGCCATCTCGACAGTTTGG ATTCATTGTCCTAACAACATCAGGTGGTATTATGGATCATGAAGAGGCTAGGCGAAAACACTTAGGAGGAAAAATTCTGGGAttctttttctga